In one Brienomyrus brachyistius isolate T26 chromosome 7, BBRACH_0.4, whole genome shotgun sequence genomic region, the following are encoded:
- the agpat2 gene encoding 1-acyl-sn-glycerol-3-phosphate acyltransferase beta: MDAFWMIVLLLLVPFLCFTSSTFVFYFKKCFYVAWMMFLAVFAIPICILKSGGRDIENMRVIRFLVRHVKYLLGLRFEVSGWAHLQTEGPFVIISNHQSSLDVLGMMEILPDRCTMIAKKELVYAGTVGIVCWLGGIVFINRKKTSDAKSVMGQAAQTMLDQKIRLWVFPEGTRNQKGDLLPFKKGAFHLAIQAQAPIVPVVFSSYSNFYLRKEKQFKSGTIRLKILPKIETKGLTSDDVATLCDESYSIMRSAFLELSRAGSQNNGPSTL, encoded by the exons ATGGATGCTTTCTGGATGattgtgctgctgctgctggttccGTTCCTGTGCTTCACAAGCAGCACATTtgtcttttattttaaaaaatgtttctaTGTAGCATGGATGATGTTTCTGGCCGTGTTTGCAATCCCCATCTGCATTCTGAAGAGCGGAGGCAGAGACATAGAAAACATGAG GGTCATCCGTTTCTTGGTGCGACATGTGAAGTACCTCCTTGGCCTCCGTTTCGAGGTGAGCGGTTGGGCACACCTGCAGACTGAAGGGCCCTTTGTAATCATCTCCAACCACCAGAGCTCCCTGGATGTCCTCG GCATGATGGAGATCCTTCCCGACCGCTGCACCATGATCGCCAAGAAGGAGCTTGTATATGCCGGGACGGTTGGCATCGTCTGCTGGCTTGGTGGCATTGTCTTCATCAACCGCAAGAAGACCAGCGACGCCAAGAGTGTGATGGGCCAGGCTGCGCAGACCATGCTCGATCAGAAG ATCCGCCTGTGGGTCTTTCCGGAAGGCACACGCAACCAGAAAGGCGACCTGCTGCCTTTTAAGAAGGGTGCCTTCCACCTGGCCATACAGGCACAG GCTCCCATCGTACCCGTAGTGTTCTCCTCCTACAGCAACTTCTACTTACGAAAAGAAAAGCAGTTTAAATCTG GAACCATCAGGTTGAAGATCCTCCCAAAGATTGAGACAAAAGGATTGACGTCAGATGATGTGGCCACTCTTTGTGATGAATCCTACAGCATCATGCGCTCAGCATTCCTGGAGCTCTCGCGGGCAGGCAGCCAGAATAACGGCCCGTCCACTCTCTGA